A window of Hyperolius riggenbachi isolate aHypRig1 chromosome 1, aHypRig1.pri, whole genome shotgun sequence contains these coding sequences:
- the LOC137561924 gene encoding taste receptor type 2 member 40-like yields MLPVFILTLMTVLAVSTVIALLTNSLIIVVNLVDKAKGKNFSPSDLIVVTLCVSNIIFQITMLINDYMSFTETEIYFSDEVYSVSVVFLILPIYSSFWFTVCLSINYYLQIVISTHPLLIRLKLAGAQLIAPFVIASVFISLVTGLPAAWNIYRETLYVNTSSNESLEVSFPKLSVAYLLPSNLISCSLPLALVGIANGLIIKSLVTNTHKSDRNTKGERNARAEGRVRAARTISCLLILYICFYISEILVFIDFFPLDSSGFGTCLVVIYSYSPAQSIVLIFGSPKLKQVFLGLLCCLGSIAQEKPRNPTVLFIQTGVEKTVHL; encoded by the coding sequence ATGCTGCCtgtatttattttgactttaatgACTGTTTTGGCTGTCAGCACAGTGATTGCTCTTCTCACCAATTCACTCATCATTGTTGTGAACCTCGTAGATAAAGCCAAGGGTAAGAATTTCAGCCCGTCTGACCTCATTGTGGTCACTCTATGCGTATCCAACATAATATTTCAAATAACCATGTTGATTAATGATTACATGAGTTTCACAGAGACCGAAATATACTTTTCTGATGAAGTTTACTCTGTATCAGTTGTTTTtctcattctgcctatttattccAGCTTTTGGTTCACCGTTTGCCTTTCCATCAATTACTACTTACAGATCGTCATATCTACTCATCCACTTTTAATTCGTCTGAAGCTAGCAGGTGCCCAGCTGATTGCACCATTTGTAATAGCGTCAGTTTTTATATCACTGGTCACTGGCCTGCCTGCAGCCTGGAACATCTACAGGGAGACTCTATATGTGAATACGTCAAGTAATGAGAGTCTGGAAGTGTCCTTTCCTAAACTGAGCGTTGCATACCTACTGCCAAGTAACCTTATTAGCTGCTCTCTACCTTTAGCTCTGGTAGGGATTGCAAATGGTTTGATCATCAAGTCACTGGTGacaaatactcacaagtcagacAGAAATACAAAGGGTGAGCGGAATGCCCGAGCTGAAGGACGGGTCCGGGCCGCCAGAACAATAAGCTGTcttcttatactgtacatatgtttTTATATATCAGAGATCCTGGTCTTCATTGACTTCTTCCCCCTGGACAGCTCTGGATTTGGCACCTGTTTAGTGGTAATCTATAGTTATTCACCAGCACAATCAATTGTACTCATTTTCGGGAGCCCAAAACTTAAACAAGTTTTTCTAGGTTTGCTCTGTTGTCTAGGAAGCATCGCCCAAGAGAAGCCCAGGAATCCAACTGTGTTGTTTATCCAGACCGGAGTGGAAAAAACTGTACACCTCTAA